CAAACTCTTTTCTAGAGGCATGGTCTAAAATACTTTGAGAAACACTGATATATGTAGAAGCATCCCAGCCAGTTAAGTATTGCTTGATTTCAATCACTTCATCTTTAGTATATCCTTGACATAAATTTTCTAAAAAGGGGTCTTGTGTTGGTTCATCTTGCATCGATTTTGACTATAGTTGCTTTATTTAAGTGTTTAAATCAGGTGTTGTAGACTATTAAAAGATAGTGGAGGTGGCAATGTCTGTACAATTGCTAAGACGGAAATTCACAGTTGAGCAATATCATAAGATGGTTGAGTCGGGAATTCTCGCTGAAGATGACCGAGTGGAATTGATTCGGGGAGAGATTATTGAGATGTCGCCCATTGGGACAAAACACGCTGCTTGTGTAAATCGACTCGTTAATTTGTTGGTGCAGCTGTTGGGTAAACGCGTTATAGTTGCTGCTCAAAATCCCATTGCGTTGAACAATAAATCAGAACCTCAGCCAGATGTGGCATTACTTAAACCCCGTGATGATTTCTTTGCCACTGCACACCCCCAACCCCAGGATATTTTTTTACTCATTGAAGTATCTGATTCGACTGTGATGTATGACCGGGAAGAGAAAATTCCTTTATATGCAGAAGCTAACATTATTGAAGTTTGGTTAATAGATATTAACGAGCAAATTGTGGAAGTTTATCAACAACCAACAGCCGCAGGATATCAGCATATGCAAAAGTTCACTAGCGGTGAAAGTCTATTAATTTCAGCTTTCCCTGATGTGAATATTACCGCCAATGAAATCTTTGGCAGATAAAATTATTTCTCTTCTCATCCCTCTCTACATATTTTCAAGTAGCCAGGGGAGCAACAGCAGGAGCAAACTTAACGATCGCACTAATTACACCTTCAATACTCATTTCAACTAAAACTAGAGATAATTTTTACACCTGTAACACATGCTAACGACAGATGCTAAAATTAAGCAAATACATACACATATAATAGCGATCGCTTTGGTAAGCTGCGCTAACGCACCCTCTTAATCTCTTCCTCTGCGGTTCGATTATTACACTCATTGCCCAAGCCCGATCGCTCGCTCATATCCAAAATACACTGAACAATGGAGCGATCGCACAGACATTTTGAGTTCTGAACTCGCAGTTTCAGCATCAAAGCCTCAACCGTCAGCCTCAAAGCCTCAACTTTCAGCCTCAAAGTCTCAACCGTCAGCCTCAAAGCCTCAACCGTCAGCCTCAAAGCCTCAATTTTCAGCCTTAAAGCCTCAATTTTCAGCCTTAAAGCCTCAACTTTCAGCCTTAAAGCCTCAACTTTCAGCCTTAAAGCCTCAACCGTCATAATTTAAGCTTTAACATCAAGCCTGGTTAAACAGTTATGATTTCCATAGTCATTACACCCCACCCCCAACCCCTCCCCGTTCACGGGGAGGGGAGCAAAAGCAGAGCTTTGGCGGGGTAGAGTTCAGTATAATTAATAATATCATGTCCGTTTAAACACTTATGATATCTGTGGAGGTCGGTAATTGGGAACTTGTACTCTCGCAAGCCGAAGTATTGGTAATTGGTAATTGGTTTTGAGTATTACCTATTACCCATTACCTATTAGCTATTACCAAGCAAACCGACTATATCGTAAGTAATTAGCCGAACTTGATATAACGTAATCAAGCAGACATAATAATAGAGATGTTTAAAATTTAAAAATCCCCCCAACCTTCTAGAAAACAGGTTGGGGGGAGCAAATTTTAACTAAATTATATTGGTCTAAGCAGAATAAGCATCCATTGGCAGACAAGAACAAACAAAATTCCTATCCCCAAAAGCAGCATCAATTCTGCCAACGCTAGGCCAGAACTTATGTTCACGAGTCCAAGGCGCAGGGTAAGCAGCTTGTTCACGAGAATAGGGATGAGTCCATTCTCCAGTAATCAGACTTTCTGTGGTGTGGGGTGCATTCTTCAAGACATTATCTTCAGCATCCGCCTTACCAGATTCAATTTCGGCAATTTCTTGACGAATAGCAATCAACGCATCACAAAAACGATCTAATTCTTCTTTTGATTCGCTTTCTGTCGGTTCCACCATGATTGTACCTGCCACAGGCCAAGATACAGTCGGCGCATGGAAGCCGTAATCCATCAGCCGCTTCGCCACATCATCGATTTCGATGTTTGCAGATTTTTTGAGCGATCGCAAATCTAAAATACATTCATGGGCAACTAAACCATTTTTCCCTTTATATAAAACAGGATAGTAAGCTTCTAGTTTCTTAGCGATGTAATTAGCATTGAGAATTGCCACTTTCGTTGCTTCGGTCAAACCAGCCGCACCCATCATGGCAATATACATCCAAGAAATCACTAAAATACTCGCACTACCCCAAGGTGCAGCCGCAACAGCACCAAGATGTTGGGAATCGGGAATTTTCTTTTCCCCACTCTCTACCACCGGGTGTCCAGGAAGGAACGGTACAAGATGAGAGGCTACGCCAATTGGCCCCATACCAGGGCCGCCGCCGCCGTGAGGAATACAGAAGGTTTTGTGCAAGTTCAAATGACAGACATCTGCGCCAATATCGCCGGGACGACAAATACCCACTTGCGCGTTCATATTTGCCCCATCCATATAAACTTGTCCGCCGTGGCTGTGGACAACAGCGCAGATTTCTTCAATTCCCTCTTCAAACACACCGTGAGTTGAAGGATATGTCACCATCAAAGCGGCGAGTTCATGACTATGTTTTTCTGCCTTCGCCTGCAAATCAGCAACATCAATATTACCTTCTGTATCACAAGCAACTGCTACCACCTTCATTCCGCACATTACTGCACTCGCTGGGTTTGTCCCATGTGCAGAAGTCGGAATCAAACAAACATTGCGGTGTGATTCTCCCCGACTTTCATGATACTGCCGAATCACTAACAGTCCGGCGTATTCACCCTGAGAACCTGCATTTGGTTGTAGAGAAACTCCCGCAAACCCAGTAATTTCAGCTAGCCAAGCCTCAAGTTGCTGGAATAGAATTTGATAACCTCGTGTTTGCGATCGCGGTGCAAATGGATGTATCTTACCAAATTCCTCCCAAGTCACCGGAATCATTTCAGCTGTTGCATTTAACTTCATCGTGCATGACCCCAAAGGAATCATCGATGTAGTTAGTGACAAATCCTTAGATTCTAACTTGTGCAGATAGCGCAA
Above is a window of Nostoc sp. UHCC 0702 DNA encoding:
- a CDS encoding Uma2 family endonuclease, which encodes MSVQLLRRKFTVEQYHKMVESGILAEDDRVELIRGEIIEMSPIGTKHAACVNRLVNLLVQLLGKRVIVAAQNPIALNNKSEPQPDVALLKPRDDFFATAHPQPQDIFLLIEVSDSTVMYDREEKIPLYAEANIIEVWLIDINEQIVEVYQQPTAAGYQHMQKFTSGESLLISAFPDVNITANEIFGR